The Tenacibaculum jejuense genome includes a window with the following:
- a CDS encoding VPS10 domain-containing protein, with amino-acid sequence MKKIIIPLLLFISCFVTAQELSMDVLKNMKPRNIGPGGMSGRVTSIDVVHKNPDVMYVGTASGGLWKSTSGGIKWEPIFEKEVTASIGAVAIQQSNPSVIWVGTGEGNPRNSLNGGYGIYKSLDGGKTWKSMGLEKTRHIHRVIIDPTNPDIVYAAAIGSPWGEHPERGVFKTVDGGKTWKKVLYSNNKTGAADLVMDPSNPNKLIAAMWEHKRDPWFFKSGGKGSGLYITYDGGENWKKVTDKEGFPKGDLGRIGVAISRSNPNTIYALVESKKNALYKSEDGGFKWKKINHKPGIGNRPFYYSEIYADPQNENRLYSIFTYVNVSQDGGKSFKQLMPAYGANNGVHPDHHAWWIHPENGKFMIDGNDGGLNITRDGGKTWRFIGNLPVAQFYHINVDNEYPYNVYGGMQDNGSWRGPAYVWKAQGIRNSYWQEISFGDGFDVVPDRDDSRYGWSMSQQGFVSRYDYKTGNNYTVKPTHPDPEVKLRFNWNSAINIDPFDNSTIYFGSQFVHKSTDKGLTWEVISPDLTTNDKSKQKQHESGGLTIDATGAENHCTVLVIEPSPVEKNMLWAATDDGRVHVTQNGGSTWTDVSKNIKGLPANSWIVQIKASNKNKGEALLIANDYRRFNYTPYAYRTKNYGKTWERIVDENDVKSYTLSIVEDPVESNLLFLGTDDGLYVSVDAGKKWTKWTAGFPTVSVKDLVIHPREHDLVIGTFGRAAWVLDDIRPLRAIASNKNILTKKFDVFTPPTAYQASYQQPTGSRFGADALYNGENRPFGARIKFYMNKPKMAKKPVKKSKEDLKKKDEDKKKIKWDSIKFEIYDGTRLIRTLKRKAPKENGIHTQTWFMNEKGVARPSRRIRKSKSEPSGVPVKPGTYKIKATFGDQTAETNITVKYDPRLEISQAAIDEKYNTSKTLQKHQKVIADAVKQLVESKKIAEDYQKELSTKDKKKYEAQIKSSKEIIKKIDTLLNTFLGKVDKRQGIIRSPEVNVVQRLGTANWYSSSRFGKQTATEKRLIEQFKTSLNKVLTKTNTFFNKEWPTYKNEVEKITISPFKETKIFSIN; translated from the coding sequence ATGAAAAAAATTATTATACCTCTACTTTTATTCATCTCATGTTTTGTTACCGCACAGGAACTTTCTATGGATGTTTTAAAAAATATGAAGCCAAGAAATATTGGTCCTGGTGGAATGAGTGGAAGAGTTACATCTATTGATGTCGTACATAAAAACCCAGATGTTATGTACGTAGGAACTGCCTCTGGTGGTTTATGGAAATCTACTTCTGGTGGAATTAAATGGGAACCTATTTTTGAAAAAGAAGTTACTGCATCTATTGGTGCTGTAGCTATTCAACAATCAAATCCAAGTGTAATTTGGGTTGGAACAGGAGAAGGAAATCCAAGAAACAGTTTAAATGGCGGATATGGAATTTACAAGTCTTTAGACGGTGGTAAAACTTGGAAATCTATGGGGTTAGAAAAAACTCGTCATATTCACAGAGTAATTATCGATCCTACAAATCCTGATATTGTTTATGCTGCTGCTATTGGATCTCCTTGGGGAGAACATCCTGAAAGAGGAGTTTTTAAAACTGTAGACGGAGGTAAAACTTGGAAAAAAGTTTTATACAGTAACAATAAAACTGGTGCTGCTGATTTAGTTATGGATCCTTCAAACCCTAACAAATTAATTGCTGCGATGTGGGAACACAAGCGTGATCCTTGGTTTTTTAAATCTGGAGGAAAAGGAAGTGGATTATACATTACTTATGATGGTGGAGAAAACTGGAAAAAAGTAACTGATAAAGAAGGTTTTCCTAAAGGAGACTTAGGAAGAATTGGTGTTGCTATTTCTAGAAGTAATCCAAATACAATTTACGCTTTAGTAGAATCTAAAAAGAATGCTTTATATAAAAGTGAAGATGGTGGATTTAAATGGAAAAAAATAAATCATAAACCAGGAATTGGTAACCGTCCTTTCTATTATTCAGAAATTTATGCTGATCCTCAGAATGAAAACAGGTTATATTCAATTTTCACTTATGTAAATGTTTCTCAAGATGGAGGAAAAAGTTTCAAGCAATTAATGCCTGCATATGGAGCAAATAATGGCGTACACCCAGATCACCACGCTTGGTGGATTCATCCAGAGAATGGAAAATTCATGATCGATGGAAATGATGGTGGTTTAAATATTACCCGTGATGGTGGTAAAACTTGGCGTTTTATAGGAAACTTACCAGTAGCACAATTTTACCATATAAATGTAGATAATGAATATCCGTATAATGTTTATGGAGGAATGCAAGACAACGGTTCTTGGAGAGGACCAGCTTATGTATGGAAAGCTCAAGGAATTCGTAATTCATACTGGCAAGAAATTAGTTTTGGAGACGGTTTTGATGTAGTTCCAGATAGAGACGATTCTCGTTACGGATGGTCGATGAGTCAGCAAGGTTTTGTTTCTCGTTACGATTACAAAACTGGAAACAATTATACTGTAAAACCAACACATCCTGACCCAGAAGTAAAATTACGTTTCAACTGGAATTCAGCAATTAACATAGATCCTTTTGATAATTCAACTATTTACTTCGGAAGTCAATTTGTACATAAATCAACAGATAAAGGTTTAACTTGGGAAGTAATTTCTCCAGATTTAACTACTAATGATAAAAGTAAACAAAAACAACACGAAAGTGGTGGATTAACAATTGATGCTACTGGTGCTGAAAATCACTGTACTGTTTTAGTTATTGAGCCTTCTCCTGTTGAAAAAAACATGCTTTGGGCTGCTACAGATGATGGACGAGTTCACGTAACTCAAAACGGTGGTTCAACTTGGACAGATGTTTCTAAAAACATTAAAGGTTTACCAGCAAATAGTTGGATTGTTCAAATTAAAGCTTCAAACAAAAATAAAGGAGAAGCTTTATTAATTGCGAACGATTATCGTCGTTTTAACTATACTCCTTATGCGTATAGAACTAAAAACTATGGAAAGACTTGGGAACGCATTGTTGATGAAAATGATGTAAAAAGTTACACGTTAAGTATTGTTGAAGATCCTGTAGAATCTAACTTATTATTCTTAGGTACAGACGATGGATTATATGTTTCTGTAGATGCTGGTAAAAAATGGACAAAATGGACGGCGGGATTCCCTACTGTTTCTGTAAAAGATTTAGTGATTCATCCAAGAGAACACGATTTGGTGATTGGTACTTTTGGTAGAGCTGCTTGGGTATTAGATGATATTCGTCCTTTACGTGCTATTGCTTCAAATAAAAATATCTTAACTAAAAAATTCGATGTATTTACGCCACCAACTGCATATCAAGCGAGTTACCAACAACCAACAGGAAGTCGTTTTGGTGCAGATGCTTTATACAATGGTGAAAACAGACCTTTTGGAGCTCGAATCAAGTTCTATATGAACAAGCCTAAAATGGCTAAAAAACCAGTAAAGAAATCTAAAGAAGATCTTAAGAAAAAAGACGAAGACAAAAAGAAAATTAAATGGGACTCTATTAAGTTTGAAATTTATGATGGAACTCGTTTAATAAGAACTTTAAAAAGAAAAGCACCAAAAGAAAATGGAATTCATACTCAAACTTGGTTTATGAATGAAAAAGGTGTGGCTCGTCCTTCAAGAAGAATTAGAAAATCTAAATCTGAACCAAGTGGAGTTCCTGTTAAACCTGGAACTTATAAAATTAAAGCAACGTTTGGTGATCAAACTGCAGAAACAAATATCACTGTAAAATACGATCCGAGATTAGAAATATCTCAAGCTGCAATTGATGAAAAATACAACACTTCTAAAACACTTCAAAAACATCAAAAAGTTATAGCTGATGCCGTAAAACAACTGGTAGAAAGTAAAAAAATAGCAGAAGATTATCAAAAAGAGCTGTCTACTAAAGATAAAAAGAAGTACGAAGCTCAAATAAAATCTTCAAAAGAGATTATCAAAAAGATTGATACTTTATTAAATACATTCTTAGGAAAAGTTGATAAACGTCAAGGAATTATTAGAAGCCCAGAAGTAAATGTAGTTCAACGTTTAGGAACAGCTAACTGGTATTCTAGCAGCAGATTTGGTAAACAAACTGCAACTGAAAAAAGGTTAATCGAACAGTTTAAAACATCATTAAATAAAGTTTTAACTAAAACCAATACATTCTTTAACAAGGAATGGCCTACTTATAAAAATGAAGTAGAAAAAATTACTATTTCTCCTTTTAAGGAAACTAAAATTTTCTCTATTAATTAA